The Thermococcus thermotolerans genome contains a region encoding:
- a CDS encoding ABC transporter substrate-binding protein — MLFSIFSVHAVSAADYTPKDIPLNSDEAKARFKADLQWYLQYGHFVISNGPYMLVMYSPENLYLKLEKFTGARTIYTNTLPKDGYADVIEYQGVQNPENVILQIAKGEYDLGMFSFPAGKYQGLGADVLANLNLYKSASSYNELTFNTYHDPDKDAPLVTVGDQVYFNPFAIREVRFAMNFLVSRDYIVQNIYQGSGAPMLGCIRPSHPADKYFEPVYKALGITGAGNEQLALQMIDQAMQKAAQEVANYGHTLEKKDGMWYFDGQPVTVKFIIRIEDERKEIGLYVADLLEKKVGFKVDRLLWDRQKAGQVVFAKPPSNYEWNIYTGGWGTSGIPSVWIDDYTAWFYASWYGYVPGAVEPKHVNTVTVEEALKYIGNGDVNAGLQKIGAEYYTNSDKLGPMLKWTEEELTYLLTYFVISKDAVQGTPHINADLVPTDPIKITTKEQYWDLQKISMLIGVLESARVFMIETWEFYPANKQRVVKIVPEASTGIGQRWSIMTAQTPDKHLKIAQFASTGAMFMSAFNPVGGLNDVYSVRVWNLIRDYGATTNFDGIVTPYRCKWTLERGEFTVPDDAVIYNQTQGWIAENAGKTAKVKVAVTCDFGEWHNGVKGNIDDLKYYIAFLYTWAYKDGADDPYYDESLGGTAGTLSNILGFQWTDNGYVVYGTYEHPLADDMTAGFYVFYPTLPWELYWAMGELVANAKEYGIDKTYSFSSGAEGVLWLDLLTKEHVDDLAKVMLKISGLTWDDITKTTTTQPPTTTSSPSPTETTSSPSPTQTPTETTTTTAGGTSTTTYVVVGLVIIIIAAAAWYFTKKK; from the coding sequence ATGTTGTTTAGTATTTTTTCAGTCCATGCAGTCAGCGCGGCTGACTACACCCCCAAGGACATACCCCTGAACAGCGACGAGGCCAAGGCTCGCTTCAAGGCCGACCTTCAGTGGTACCTCCAGTACGGCCACTTCGTTATCAGCAATGGTCCGTACATGCTCGTCATGTACTCCCCGGAGAACCTCTACCTCAAGCTTGAGAAGTTCACCGGTGCGAGGACCATCTACACCAACACCCTTCCAAAGGACGGTTATGCCGACGTTATCGAGTACCAGGGTGTCCAGAACCCTGAGAACGTTATCCTCCAGATCGCTAAGGGTGAGTACGACCTCGGTATGTTCTCCTTCCCGGCTGGAAAGTACCAGGGCCTTGGTGCCGACGTTCTCGCGAACCTCAACCTCTATAAGAGTGCCAGCTCCTACAACGAGCTGACCTTCAACACCTACCACGACCCGGACAAGGACGCTCCGCTCGTTACCGTTGGTGACCAGGTCTACTTCAACCCGTTCGCCATCAGGGAAGTCAGGTTTGCAATGAACTTCCTCGTCAGCAGGGACTACATCGTCCAGAACATCTACCAGGGTAGTGGCGCCCCAATGCTCGGCTGTATAAGGCCCAGCCACCCGGCCGACAAGTACTTCGAGCCAGTTTACAAGGCCCTTGGAATAACCGGCGCTGGCAACGAGCAGTTGGCCCTCCAGATGATTGACCAGGCCATGCAGAAGGCCGCTCAGGAGGTTGCCAACTACGGCCACACCCTTGAGAAGAAGGACGGAATGTGGTACTTTGACGGCCAGCCGGTTACGGTTAAGTTCATCATCCGTATCGAGGACGAGAGGAAGGAGATTGGTCTCTACGTTGCCGACCTGCTTGAGAAGAAGGTCGGATTCAAGGTTGACAGGCTCCTCTGGGACAGGCAGAAGGCCGGTCAGGTCGTCTTCGCCAAGCCTCCGAGCAACTACGAGTGGAACATCTACACCGGCGGATGGGGTACCAGCGGTATCCCGAGCGTCTGGATTGACGACTACACCGCTTGGTTCTATGCATCCTGGTACGGATACGTTCCTGGCGCAGTTGAGCCCAAGCACGTCAACACCGTCACCGTCGAGGAGGCCCTCAAGTACATAGGCAACGGCGATGTTAACGCCGGTCTCCAGAAGATAGGTGCTGAGTACTACACCAACTCAGACAAGCTCGGCCCGATGCTCAAGTGGACCGAGGAGGAGCTCACCTACCTGCTGACCTACTTCGTCATCAGCAAGGACGCCGTTCAGGGAACCCCGCACATCAACGCTGACCTCGTTCCGACCGACCCGATCAAGATCACTACCAAGGAGCAGTACTGGGACCTCCAGAAGATAAGCATGCTCATTGGTGTCCTTGAGAGCGCCAGGGTCTTCATGATTGAGACCTGGGAGTTCTACCCGGCCAACAAGCAGAGGGTTGTTAAGATCGTTCCTGAGGCCAGCACCGGTATCGGCCAGCGCTGGAGCATCATGACCGCTCAGACCCCGGACAAGCACCTTAAGATCGCCCAGTTCGCCTCAACCGGTGCCATGTTCATGAGTGCCTTCAACCCGGTTGGCGGTCTGAACGACGTTTACAGTGTCCGTGTCTGGAACCTCATCAGGGACTACGGCGCGACCACCAACTTCGACGGTATAGTTACCCCGTACAGGTGCAAGTGGACCCTTGAGCGCGGTGAGTTCACCGTTCCGGACGATGCGGTCATCTACAACCAGACCCAGGGCTGGATTGCCGAAAACGCTGGCAAGACCGCCAAGGTCAAGGTCGCAGTCACCTGCGACTTCGGTGAGTGGCACAACGGTGTTAAGGGCAACATCGACGACCTCAAGTACTACATAGCCTTCCTCTACACCTGGGCCTACAAGGACGGCGCCGACGACCCGTACTACGACGAGAGCCTTGGTGGAACCGCTGGAACGCTCAGCAACATACTTGGATTCCAGTGGACCGACAACGGTTACGTCGTCTATGGTACCTACGAGCACCCGCTCGCCGACGACATGACCGCAGGATTCTACGTGTTCTACCCGACCCTCCCGTGGGAGCTCTACTGGGCTATGGGTGAGCTCGTCGCCAACGCCAAGGAGTACGGCATCGACAAGACCTACTCCTTCAGCAGCGGTGCCGAGGGAGTCCTCTGGCTCGACCTCCTCACCAAGGAGCACGTTGACGACCTTGCCAAGGTCATGCTCAAGATCTCAGGCCTCACCTGGGACGACATAACCAAGACCACAACCACCCAGCCGCCCACCACCACCAGCAGCCCGAGCCCGACTGAGACCACCAGCAGCCCGAGCCCGACCCAGACCCCGACCGAGACCACCACGACCACGGCCGGCGGAACCAGCACAACCACCTACGTCGTTGTCGGCCTGGTGATAATCATCATCGCCGCGGCCGCCTGGTACTTCACCAAGAAGAAGTGA
- a CDS encoding dihydroorotase: MYDLVMKGRFLKGRKLIDGSIGVLDGKISRISTGELRGEETVRIGRGKVILPGLIDVHVHLRDFRQRSKETIRTGTMAALHGGITAVFDMPNTDPPVLDSSTFRRREAAFSGRAYTDYALSFLLSDNCDEAKKAQADFYKIFMGASTGGIFSRDFESDYSCAPGIVSVHAEDAGIIQKKPERPPEAEITAIKRALKAAEKFRKPLNICHVSTADGIDAILSAKLPWVSFEVTPHHLFLTNKDYERNPHLKVYPPLRDEEHRRALWRNFSRIPIIASDHAPHTLEDKENGAAGIPGLETEVALLLDAVNRGMLELQDIVEKMHENPIKIFGIRNKGLENGKDADFTVVDMKREWRVKPEEFYTKAKWSPWEGRKLRGKVVMTILRGNVVMEEDEILGKPLGVRVNAGKGDA, from the coding sequence ATGTACGACCTTGTCATGAAAGGCAGATTCTTGAAGGGTAGGAAACTGATAGACGGGAGCATAGGGGTTCTTGACGGCAAAATTTCCAGAATATCCACCGGAGAATTAAGGGGAGAAGAAACGGTTAGGATCGGGCGTGGAAAGGTCATCCTTCCCGGCCTCATAGACGTTCACGTCCATCTCAGAGACTTTCGGCAGCGTTCCAAAGAGACCATCCGAACCGGCACCATGGCGGCGCTTCACGGTGGCATAACGGCCGTTTTTGACATGCCGAACACCGACCCACCGGTACTCGACTCATCGACATTTCGGAGAAGGGAAGCGGCATTCTCTGGCAGGGCATACACAGATTATGCGCTAAGTTTTCTCCTAAGCGACAACTGCGATGAAGCCAAAAAGGCGCAGGCAGACTTTTACAAGATATTCATGGGCGCCTCAACGGGCGGGATTTTTTCCAGGGACTTTGAAAGCGATTACTCCTGTGCTCCAGGGATCGTCAGCGTCCATGCCGAGGACGCTGGAATAATCCAGAAAAAACCTGAAAGACCACCAGAGGCCGAGATAACCGCCATAAAACGCGCCCTGAAAGCCGCCGAGAAATTCAGAAAACCCCTCAACATCTGCCACGTTTCCACTGCCGATGGAATAGATGCCATACTGAGCGCGAAGCTCCCATGGGTCAGCTTCGAGGTCACACCACACCACCTCTTCCTGACGAATAAGGACTATGAAAGGAACCCCCACCTAAAGGTTTATCCCCCGCTGAGGGACGAGGAACACAGGAGGGCACTCTGGAGAAACTTTTCCAGGATTCCGATCATAGCCAGCGACCATGCACCCCACACTCTTGAAGACAAGGAAAACGGCGCGGCAGGGATACCCGGTCTTGAGACCGAGGTGGCACTTCTCCTCGATGCGGTGAACAGGGGAATGCTGGAGCTCCAGGATATAGTGGAAAAGATGCACGAGAACCCAATTAAGATATTTGGAATAAGGAACAAAGGACTCGAAAACGGTAAGGACGCCGACTTCACAGTCGTTGATATGAAGCGAGAATGGCGGGTTAAACCCGAGGAGTTCTATACCAAGGCCAAATGGAGCCCGTGGGAGGGCAGAAAGCTGAGAGGAAAGGTAGTGATGACGATTCTCAGGGGGAACGTCGTTATGGAAGAGGACGAAATCCTAGGAAAGCCCCTGGGGGTTAGGGTAAATGCTGGAAAGGGTGACGCTTAG
- a CDS encoding dihydroorotate dehydrogenase electron transfer subunit: MLERVTLREVWDVAKDVKAFRFDKKLEFRAGQFIMVWLPRVGEKPFSLAWNDTIVVKRVGPFTGRLFELREGDYIWIRGPYGRGFEPKGERIALVGGGIGIPPLYAFAKQHRNRFERITLIYGARSRDELALMDIENYVDEVVITTDDGSAGRRGFPTEVLAERKGEFDQAYACGPEPMLKAVLRIMNYKNVQISAERYMKCGIGVCGSCNLGKYLVCRDGPVFDGFQLRGLL, translated from the coding sequence ATGCTGGAAAGGGTGACGCTTAGGGAAGTTTGGGATGTAGCAAAGGACGTTAAAGCGTTCCGCTTCGATAAGAAGCTGGAATTCAGGGCGGGACAGTTCATAATGGTCTGGCTTCCCAGAGTTGGAGAAAAACCATTCAGTCTGGCCTGGAACGACACCATAGTCGTCAAGCGCGTTGGACCTTTCACGGGCAGGCTCTTTGAGCTGAGGGAAGGAGATTACATCTGGATCAGAGGCCCCTACGGAAGGGGCTTCGAGCCCAAAGGGGAGAGGATAGCCCTAGTGGGAGGCGGAATAGGGATTCCACCCCTGTATGCATTTGCAAAACAGCACCGGAACAGATTTGAGAGGATAACCCTCATCTATGGTGCCCGCTCAAGGGACGAGCTGGCACTGATGGACATCGAAAACTACGTGGACGAAGTTGTTATCACGACAGATGACGGCTCGGCCGGAAGGAGGGGCTTTCCAACGGAGGTTCTCGCCGAAAGGAAAGGAGAATTCGACCAGGCTTACGCCTGCGGCCCAGAGCCGATGCTCAAGGCCGTTCTCAGGATCATGAACTATAAGAACGTCCAGATATCGGCCGAGCGGTATATGAAGTGCGGAATCGGCGTATGCGGCTCCTGCAACCTCGGAAAGTACCTCGTCTGCAGGGATGGTCCCGTCTTCGACGGCTTCCAGCTGAGGGGACTGCTCTGA
- a CDS encoding 7-cyano-7-deazaguanine synthase gives MLKCSLCIHDERTAKIDIIDGRPICRECQVYLKHPIDREKICAELDELMKDVDRAIVAYSGGKDSTVALYLAKEAYKIPELEAVMVDHGLMAKEAIENAERIAKALDVPFTVLHYDYSDIFREALLKGDSPCRRCSRRTLKKLHKYALRNGYRYIITGHELPFGHHPYRPMKGGVVQIRLLSMIPEKERLELLKGLPFEFPKLPGYTTNCLVLGPALERYWEKHGHSFEQRRIAALVRYGLMSREKAERELSRPVVPEFQRKIVFKKLGISHE, from the coding sequence ATGCTCAAGTGCTCACTCTGCATACACGACGAGAGGACGGCAAAGATAGACATCATCGACGGAAGGCCGATATGCCGGGAATGTCAGGTCTACCTGAAGCATCCCATCGACAGGGAGAAAATCTGCGCCGAGCTTGATGAGCTCATGAAGGATGTTGACAGGGCAATCGTTGCCTACTCTGGCGGCAAAGACAGCACAGTCGCGCTGTATCTGGCAAAGGAGGCATACAAGATTCCGGAACTGGAGGCGGTGATGGTCGACCACGGGCTTATGGCTAAAGAAGCCATAGAAAACGCGGAGAGGATTGCCAAGGCACTTGACGTTCCATTCACGGTTCTGCACTACGATTACTCAGACATTTTCCGCGAAGCCCTTCTCAAAGGAGATTCCCCCTGCAGGCGCTGTTCCAGGAGAACCCTGAAAAAACTTCACAAATATGCCCTCAGAAACGGCTACAGATACATCATAACGGGCCACGAGCTTCCCTTCGGTCACCACCCCTACAGGCCCATGAAGGGAGGAGTGGTTCAGATAAGGCTCCTCTCCATGATACCTGAGAAGGAGAGGCTCGAACTCCTCAAAGGCCTTCCCTTCGAATTCCCAAAGCTACCGGGATACACCACCAACTGCCTCGTCCTTGGCCCGGCGCTTGAGAGGTACTGGGAGAAGCACGGCCACAGCTTCGAGCAGAGGAGAATAGCCGCACTCGTACGCTACGGCCTGATGAGCCGGGAGAAGGCCGAGAGGGAGCTGTCAAGGCCGGTTGTGCCCGAGTTCCAGAGAAAGATCGTCTTCAAAAAACTCGGAATAAGTCACGAATAA
- a CDS encoding ABC transporter permease yields the protein MNRRKVGALVLLLFLTFTAGSYATLDRLKLDNWDNYLFWVDYPRGAKPVWLGDSSETLTFRGGVNYTVDSETLTFRGGVNYTVEDKAPSNLVLRGKGKVSITIFRPDGRVVHLEGEINGTSSVNSNVDLALQARRFAIEELGLRREDLAFITPTQALFMDGNRQPLRGTYTILVHPSGVEATLVGDTYGLLGTDYKGRDLWVGFVGSTVNTLVLAFLTTLFVILIGLFLGVASGYYESKFGDAVSVVLEALNSIPYLPLAIVIVFVLSSTGSHGKLRMGTVELALILAVLLVGKFASAVRGIVMHEKVQEYIESARALGAGDLAIIMRHIMKAVVPYALSYSTLLFAQMIAVVSVLGLFGIIPGVNWGSFVAEAFSQNAIYTLWWWPLSPSIAIVLVGIGLTFLSDEF from the coding sequence ATGAACCGCAGAAAGGTGGGTGCGCTGGTTTTGCTGCTATTTCTCACGTTCACCGCTGGAAGTTACGCAACCCTTGACCGGCTCAAGCTCGACAACTGGGACAACTATCTATTCTGGGTTGACTATCCCAGGGGGGCGAAGCCGGTCTGGCTGGGGGATTCCTCCGAGACCCTTACCTTCAGGGGAGGGGTTAACTACACGGTAGACTCCGAGACCCTTACCTTCAGGGGAGGGGTTAACTACACGGTAGAAGATAAGGCGCCCTCCAATCTGGTTCTCAGGGGGAAGGGAAAGGTTTCAATAACCATATTTCGGCCGGACGGACGGGTTGTTCATCTTGAAGGGGAGATAAATGGCACCTCAAGCGTGAACTCGAACGTTGACCTCGCCCTCCAGGCCAGGCGCTTCGCCATCGAGGAACTCGGTCTCAGGAGGGAGGATCTGGCATTCATAACCCCCACGCAGGCCCTCTTCATGGACGGAAACCGGCAACCGCTGAGGGGCACTTACACGATTCTGGTTCATCCTTCTGGCGTTGAGGCCACATTGGTCGGCGACACCTACGGCCTCCTCGGCACGGACTACAAGGGAAGAGACCTGTGGGTGGGTTTTGTTGGCTCCACGGTGAACACGCTGGTTTTGGCCTTCCTCACAACTCTCTTTGTGATATTAATCGGCCTTTTCCTCGGTGTCGCCTCGGGTTATTACGAATCGAAGTTCGGCGACGCTGTCTCTGTTGTCCTAGAGGCCCTCAACTCCATTCCTTACCTACCGCTGGCGATAGTGATTGTGTTTGTTCTCTCCTCCACGGGCTCTCATGGGAAGCTCAGGATGGGGACGGTCGAGCTGGCACTCATTCTGGCTGTGCTCCTCGTGGGCAAGTTCGCCAGTGCAGTCAGAGGAATAGTTATGCACGAGAAGGTTCAGGAGTACATAGAATCCGCGAGGGCCCTGGGTGCGGGCGACCTGGCGATAATCATGAGGCATATAATGAAGGCAGTCGTCCCCTACGCCCTCTCGTACTCCACGCTCCTCTTCGCCCAGATGATAGCGGTGGTTTCCGTACTCGGCCTCTTCGGGATAATCCCTGGCGTTAACTGGGGCTCCTTTGTGGCTGAGGCATTCTCTCAAAACGCCATCTATACCCTCTGGTGGTGGCCGCTCTCGCCTTCCATAGCAATAGTCCTCGTCGGCATCGGCCTGACGTTTCTGTCGGACGAGTTTTAA
- a CDS encoding ABC transporter permease subunit → MSLRRIVIRYAIVTLLVAFVLGYAIKGVVEKRAYYEAVGFFQFNPNAGKVVATAEKLGMDPFEYYVRYIAPKTHPELGMSSLHVGLKYMWIIIEDLFGHKTRGSWDYLYGFQSVDWGYIYRTLIFLVLTEVFVVLSALLLSFKAVRSERFYGFLQMAARTFNGIPVWFFVVLFFLLIIYSPIPSELANGLKGLGLEMLAYFVFPVLSVLLVASWGLAEGITVVMREEFQQPYVEAKKAMGLPERRVKRHVVRASVVPVMHVWLQNFIEIQTLILVVDYLFKLNGLGTLLASALIITPDSVFFYAGIFAFVVTVLVLMNFIVSIIVEVLSIKLEPRGSS, encoded by the coding sequence TTGTCCCTGAGGCGGATAGTAATCAGATACGCGATAGTAACCCTGCTGGTAGCCTTTGTGCTCGGATACGCCATAAAAGGCGTTGTGGAGAAAAGGGCGTACTACGAGGCCGTTGGCTTCTTTCAGTTCAATCCCAACGCGGGAAAGGTTGTGGCTACGGCAGAAAAGCTCGGTATGGATCCCTTTGAGTATTACGTCAGGTACATCGCCCCAAAGACCCATCCCGAACTGGGGATGTCCTCCCTCCACGTGGGTCTGAAGTACATGTGGATTATCATCGAAGACCTTTTTGGGCACAAAACGAGGGGTTCATGGGACTACCTCTACGGCTTTCAAAGTGTGGACTGGGGCTACATATACAGAACCCTGATCTTTCTCGTTCTGACCGAGGTCTTCGTGGTGCTCTCGGCTCTTCTTCTCTCATTCAAGGCTGTGAGGAGTGAACGCTTCTATGGTTTCCTGCAGATGGCCGCGAGAACCTTCAACGGCATTCCCGTGTGGTTCTTCGTGGTTCTCTTCTTTTTGCTCATAATCTACTCTCCGATACCCTCTGAGCTTGCCAACGGCCTCAAGGGTTTGGGCTTAGAGATGCTCGCCTACTTCGTCTTTCCGGTTCTCTCTGTTCTGCTCGTCGCCAGCTGGGGGCTGGCCGAGGGCATAACCGTCGTTATGAGGGAAGAGTTTCAGCAACCCTATGTTGAGGCGAAGAAGGCGATGGGTCTTCCCGAGAGGAGGGTTAAACGGCACGTCGTGAGGGCCTCAGTAGTCCCGGTGATGCACGTCTGGCTCCAGAACTTCATTGAAATTCAAACGCTGATCCTCGTCGTTGACTACCTCTTCAAGCTCAACGGACTGGGGACGCTCCTAGCTTCGGCACTCATCATAACACCGGACAGCGTGTTCTTCTACGCAGGCATCTTTGCCTTCGTGGTCACCGTTCTCGTGCTCATGAACTTCATCGTCTCGATAATCGTTGAGGTTCTCTCGATAAAGCTGGAGCCGAGGGGGTCGTCATGA
- a CDS encoding alanyl-tRNA editing protein, producing MTEKLFYKNAYLWEAGARVKMVERRGERVRILLDRTIFYPEGGGQPSDRGIIAGEGFRITVEKVNGKDEIWHEGKLEGRLPESGEPVRLILDAEWRYENMRQHTGQHILSAVFKDLYGANTTGFQIFEGYNKIEIDYPGELTWEMIFEVERTANGIVWSDLPVEVEVYDELPEELQKKLRKELSDKVRPPIRIVSIPNVDVIPCGGTHVGRTREVGIVKVVNFYRKSRKLWRIEFVCGNRALKYLDELMADYWLSLDEMPNKNRPLVRRVRELKAEIDRLEEEKDGLRRELWRWKAKALLDNAEEINGIKVVSYIEDAPMKDAQAFVVYLVDKNPKTVALVAGENYVIFAKNREVEGISMRDLLRKVLSEVGGGGGGSETLARGGGFKVSPEEVLETARRALGAHLG from the coding sequence ATGACGGAAAAGCTGTTCTACAAAAACGCCTACCTCTGGGAGGCCGGCGCGAGGGTTAAGATGGTCGAGAGAAGGGGCGAGAGAGTGAGAATCCTGCTCGACAGGACTATTTTCTACCCTGAGGGTGGCGGTCAGCCCTCCGACAGGGGAATAATAGCCGGTGAGGGCTTCAGGATAACCGTCGAAAAGGTTAATGGAAAGGACGAGATATGGCACGAAGGAAAACTTGAGGGCCGCCTTCCGGAGTCGGGAGAACCTGTGAGGCTAATCCTCGATGCTGAATGGCGCTACGAGAACATGCGCCAGCACACTGGGCAGCATATCCTCTCGGCGGTCTTCAAGGACCTCTACGGCGCCAACACGACCGGCTTCCAGATATTCGAGGGCTACAACAAGATAGAGATAGACTACCCCGGCGAGCTTACGTGGGAGATGATTTTTGAGGTGGAGAGAACCGCCAACGGAATCGTCTGGTCGGACCTTCCTGTTGAGGTGGAGGTTTACGATGAGCTCCCAGAGGAACTTCAGAAAAAGCTCCGGAAGGAGCTCTCCGATAAAGTCAGGCCCCCGATAAGGATAGTCTCCATTCCCAATGTTGACGTAATACCCTGCGGCGGGACGCATGTGGGGCGCACGAGGGAAGTTGGCATCGTAAAGGTAGTCAACTTCTACCGGAAGAGCAGGAAGCTCTGGCGCATCGAATTCGTCTGTGGAAACAGGGCTCTAAAGTATCTGGACGAGCTTATGGCCGACTACTGGCTAAGCCTCGATGAGATGCCCAACAAGAACCGCCCGCTAGTCCGGCGCGTGCGGGAGCTCAAGGCCGAAATCGATAGGCTTGAGGAGGAAAAGGACGGCCTTAGAAGGGAGCTCTGGAGATGGAAGGCGAAGGCCCTGCTGGACAACGCAGAGGAAATCAACGGAATCAAAGTCGTCTCATACATAGAGGACGCTCCAATGAAGGACGCTCAGGCCTTCGTGGTTTACCTCGTTGACAAGAATCCCAAGACCGTTGCACTAGTGGCGGGCGAGAACTACGTTATATTCGCCAAGAACAGGGAGGTTGAAGGCATCTCGATGAGAGACCTCCTGAGGAAGGTTCTTTCGGAAGTCGGCGGAGGTGGAGGCGGAAGCGAGACCCTCGCAAGGGGAGGGGGGTTCAAGGTGTCACCCGAGGAGGTTCTAGAAACCGCCCGCAGAGCTCTGGGTGCCCACCTTGGATGA
- a CDS encoding V-type ATP synthase subunit D: MAELLNVKPTRMELLNLKRRIKLAKKGHKLLKDKQDALVMEFFTIYDEALQLREELGRKMAEAFSALQSAEIDVGTLRLREIGLSVKPNREVEIKRRNVMGVPVPLIEAESFRRSADERGYAFVSSSAKVDLAAGKFEEVLDLAVRLAEVEETLKRLAKEIEVTKRRVNALEYIIIPRMEATVKFIKQRLDEMERENFFRLKRVKALIEARAQAEGS, encoded by the coding sequence ATGGCAGAGTTGCTCAACGTCAAGCCCACCCGTATGGAGCTCCTGAACCTCAAGAGGCGCATTAAGCTGGCCAAGAAGGGCCACAAGCTCCTCAAGGACAAGCAAGATGCTTTGGTGATGGAGTTCTTCACGATATACGACGAGGCGCTCCAGCTTAGGGAAGAGCTGGGCAGGAAGATGGCCGAGGCCTTCTCCGCCCTTCAGAGTGCTGAGATAGACGTTGGAACCCTGCGCCTCAGGGAGATAGGTCTCTCTGTGAAGCCCAACCGGGAGGTCGAGATAAAGCGGAGGAACGTCATGGGCGTCCCGGTTCCTCTCATCGAGGCAGAATCCTTCAGGAGGAGCGCGGACGAGCGCGGCTACGCCTTCGTTTCCAGCTCGGCCAAGGTGGATCTCGCCGCCGGAAAGTTTGAAGAGGTTCTCGACCTGGCGGTTCGCTTGGCCGAGGTGGAGGAGACACTCAAAAGGCTCGCGAAGGAGATAGAGGTCACCAAGAGGCGCGTCAATGCCCTTGAGTACATAATAATCCCGAGGATGGAAGCCACCGTCAAGTTCATCAAGCAGCGCCTCGACGAGATGGAGCGCGAGAACTTCTTCAGGCTGAAGAGGGTCAAGGCCCTCATTGAGGCCAGGGCCCAGGCTGAGGGTTCGTGA
- a CDS encoding ATP synthase subunit B — protein sequence MPGMEYSTVSKIYGPLMIVQGVKGVAYGEVVEIETESGEKRKGQVLEARQDMAIVQVFEGTRDLDIKTTRVRFTGETLKVPVSMDMLGRVFNGIGKPIDGGPEIIPEDRRDVHGAPLNPVARAYPRDFIQTGVSAIDGMNTLIRGQKLPIFSGSGLPHNMLAAQIARQAKVLGEEEQFAVVFAAMGITYEEANFFKKSFEETGAIERAVLFLNLADDPAIERIITPRMALTVAEYLAFDYDMQVLVILTDMTNYAEALREISAAREEVPGRRGYPGYMYTDLATIYERAGRVRGRKGSITQVPILTMPDDDITHPIPDLTGYITEGQIVLSRELHRKGIYPPIDVLPSLSRLMKDGIGKGMTREDHPQLSQQLYAAYAEGRSLRDLVAVVGEEALSETDRKYLKFADRFEREFVAQRYDEDRSIEETLDLGWELLAELPESELKRVRKEYILKYHPKYRKREG from the coding sequence ATGCCGGGAATGGAGTACTCGACCGTTAGCAAGATTTACGGGCCGCTCATGATCGTCCAGGGCGTCAAAGGTGTGGCATACGGTGAGGTCGTCGAGATAGAGACCGAGAGCGGGGAGAAGAGGAAGGGACAGGTTCTTGAAGCCAGGCAGGACATGGCAATCGTTCAGGTCTTCGAGGGGACTAGGGATCTCGACATAAAGACCACCCGCGTCCGCTTCACCGGTGAGACCCTCAAGGTTCCGGTTAGCATGGACATGCTCGGCAGGGTCTTCAACGGTATTGGGAAGCCGATAGACGGAGGCCCAGAGATTATACCCGAAGACAGGCGCGACGTCCACGGCGCCCCACTCAACCCGGTCGCGAGGGCCTACCCGAGGGACTTCATCCAGACAGGTGTTTCCGCTATAGACGGAATGAACACCCTCATCCGTGGTCAGAAGCTGCCCATCTTCAGCGGTTCCGGTCTTCCACACAACATGCTCGCTGCCCAGATAGCCAGGCAGGCGAAGGTCCTCGGCGAGGAGGAGCAGTTCGCCGTCGTCTTTGCCGCGATGGGTATCACCTACGAGGAAGCCAACTTCTTCAAGAAGAGCTTCGAGGAGACCGGAGCAATAGAGAGGGCCGTCCTATTCCTTAACCTAGCAGATGACCCGGCAATCGAGCGCATCATCACCCCGCGTATGGCGCTGACGGTTGCTGAGTATCTAGCTTTCGACTACGACATGCAGGTTCTGGTTATACTCACCGACATGACCAACTACGCAGAAGCTCTGCGTGAGATTTCTGCTGCTCGTGAAGAGGTTCCAGGAAGGCGCGGTTATCCGGGTTACATGTACACCGACTTAGCGACCATCTACGAGCGTGCCGGCCGTGTCAGGGGCAGGAAGGGTTCCATCACGCAGGTGCCCATCCTGACGATGCCGGACGACGATATCACCCACCCGATTCCGGATTTGACCGGGTACATCACCGAGGGACAGATAGTCCTCAGCAGGGAGCTGCACAGAAAGGGTATCTACCCGCCCATTGACGTTCTCCCGAGCCTCAGCCGTCTGATGAAGGATGGTATCGGTAAGGGAATGACTAGGGAAGACCACCCGCAGCTCAGCCAGCAGCTATACGCTGCCTACGCTGAGGGGCGCTCGCTTAGGGATCTCGTCGCCGTCGTTGGTGAGGAGGCACTCAGTGAAACCGACAGGAAGTACCTCAAGTTCGCTGACAGGTTTGAGAGAGAATTCGTCGCCCAGCGCTACGATGAGGACAGGAGCATCGAGGAGACCCTCGACCTCGGCTGGGAGCTTCTGGCGGAGCTTCCGGAGAGCGAGCTCAAGCGTGTCAGGAAGGAGTACATCCTCAAGTACCACCCGAAGTACAGGAAGAGGGAGGGCTGA